In Candidatus Binatia bacterium, one DNA window encodes the following:
- a CDS encoding thiolase domain-containing protein, translating to MKRPVAVVGVGQTHHTSRRSDVSIPGLVREAVDRALADAGLEHKDIDAVVIGKAPDMLEGVAQPEQFLAGAVGAHMKPMLRVHTAGSVGASTALTAVTHVASGLYERVLAIAFEKQSEGNVMWALSPNLPFTPPLVAGAGGFFAPYCRAYMARTGCPPHIGPMIAVNARANAGRNEYAHLREPITLEDVMNSPVLWDPIRYLETCPSSDGAIALVVASAEQAKKGPRQPAWVKSGYSYAEAMWVPGRDQVSPHAGRVCAKAVYDKAGITNPWKEIHTAEIYVPFAWFEAMWLENLGFCDVGEGWKIIERGEQKFGAHLPINPSGGVLCTNPIGASGMLRLGEAALQVMGRAGAHQVEGAKIALGHAYGGGAQYFAMWIVSSEL from the coding sequence ATGAAGCGTCCGGTTGCAGTGGTCGGAGTCGGCCAGACACACCATACCTCACGCCGCTCGGATGTGAGCATCCCGGGCCTCGTTCGTGAGGCCGTTGATCGGGCCTTGGCGGACGCCGGACTCGAACACAAAGACATCGACGCAGTCGTCATCGGTAAGGCGCCCGATATGCTGGAAGGCGTGGCCCAGCCCGAACAGTTTCTGGCCGGCGCGGTCGGCGCGCACATGAAGCCGATGCTGCGGGTTCACACCGCCGGCTCGGTCGGCGCATCGACCGCACTCACGGCGGTGACACACGTCGCCTCGGGCCTGTACGAGCGCGTCCTCGCCATTGCCTTCGAGAAGCAGTCTGAAGGCAACGTCATGTGGGCACTGTCGCCCAACCTGCCGTTCACGCCGCCGCTGGTGGCGGGCGCCGGCGGGTTTTTCGCCCCCTACTGTCGGGCCTACATGGCGCGCACCGGTTGCCCGCCACACATCGGGCCGATGATCGCCGTCAACGCACGCGCCAACGCCGGGCGCAACGAGTACGCCCACCTGCGGGAACCCATCACGTTGGAAGACGTGATGAACTCGCCGGTCCTGTGGGATCCTATCCGCTACCTGGAAACATGCCCGTCTTCAGACGGCGCCATCGCCCTGGTGGTGGCGTCGGCAGAACAGGCGAAAAAGGGGCCGCGCCAGCCGGCGTGGGTCAAGTCCGGCTACTCCTACGCCGAAGCCATGTGGGTGCCGGGACGCGATCAGGTCAGCCCCCATGCCGGACGCGTTTGTGCCAAGGCGGTCTACGACAAGGCGGGCATCACCAACCCCTGGAAGGAAATCCACACCGCCGAGATCTATGTGCCATTCGCCTGGTTCGAAGCCATGTGGCTCGAGAACCTCGGTTTCTGCGATGTCGGCGAAGGCTGGAAGATCATCGAACGCGGCGAACAGAAATTCGGCGCGCACCTGCCGATCAATCCGTCCGGTGGCGTGCTGTGCACCAACCCCATCGGGGCCTCGGGCATGCTGCGCCTGGGCGAGGCGGCGTTGCAGGTCATGGGTCGCGCCGGCGCCCACCAGGTCGAGGGTGCGAAAATCGCCCTCGGACACGCCTACGGCGGCGGCGCACAATACTTCGCCATGTGGATCGTGAGCAGCGAACTGTAG